One genomic segment of Bombina bombina isolate aBomBom1 chromosome 4, aBomBom1.pri, whole genome shotgun sequence includes these proteins:
- the LOC128657639 gene encoding uncharacterized protein LOC128657639 isoform X2 translates to MHRSRRSTLPPRRYQSEQEPPAPAKEKIKISFQSISEDDLDIIPPTQYTTVVSAQVHNVEEQGPIDIELAQESPRPQALQTQQANLPLDSVQASFLSAVPPAAMSAVSDLLKNIISAMAAASPGPSVTPAVFPPDPSSQDPDPALTTPSRHRPFTPLIEAPHVATRGPQPGRNMAPQPSTPGLAPGRTIPEAHAISGPMLLPSGPSDLLRQPRGPGPTSGVNAMLVTSPEADIGTSGLADSRAVTRTSAPGATPLAGEHREPSLAVGGLSVGGRRGISSASKLRKRTAHLNVNPQGHQRGRSIIRGSTRQIASDRGRGTRRVNPSRAMRPLQFIQMGDNANAVQQAAPDIINPHRADSGLVQAAAQPHDIVSNNSLHVNQGNVQSMHVNQNIEHHLPSHHLPSPIGVNAALNGVNVQAAPQGYNTPLVGIHNANVQSLSQLQHPITLGIQGVQPLDQGIHSPMAATQGAHAHSLNHAQSISQACHNPIVDQQGVNAQTSANGQSVSQGFHTPLHIAHPPLATDNPDTSIGQSARQILSLLQGAIGSQSAAKTRTNTATVMSGADAGVPGSITAGAAATTSTAQQGSSGLALQNQPAGQPVSSMGQGPPAISHARPSWIALLPLVRSSLAPSTWHAYARMWSEWDNFCASRGADAAQGSRDNLHDWLALPPG, encoded by the exons atgcatcgttccaggcgttctactctgcctcccagacgttaccagtcggaacaggaacctcctgcacctgcaaaagaaaaaataaagataagttttcaatctatttctgaggatgatttagatatcattcccccaactcaatatactactgttgtgtcagcccaggttcataatgtggaagagcagggaccTATTGATATTGAGTTAGCTCAGGAATCCCCCAGACCTCAAGCATTGCAGACCCAGCAGGCTAATTTACCTCTTGATAGTGTACAGGCCTCATTTTTAAGTGCTgtaccccctgctgctatgtcagcagtttctgacctattgaaaaacataatatccgctatggctgcagcctccccagggcccagtgtcacaccagctgttttccctcctgatccttctagtcaggatccggatcctgctttaactacccccagcaggcatcgccctttcacacctctcattGAGGCACCACACGTGGCAACACGCGGTCCCCAGCCCGGCCGGAACATGGCCCCTCAGCCCTCAACACCCGGACTTGCCCCTGGTCGCACCATACCCGAGGCCCATGCCATCTCAGGGCCTATGCTGCTCCCCTCGGGGCCTAGCGATCTCCTTCGCCAGCCGCGTGGTCCGGGTCCGACTTCCGGTGTCAACGCCAtgttagtgacgtcaccggaagcggacatcggcacttccggcttggcagattcccgcgcggtcacaaggacatcggctcccggggcaacgccacttgcaggtgagcaccgagagccgtccttggccgttggcgggttatcagtggggggtcgGAGGGGCATTAGCAGCGCAAGCAAACTGCGCAAGCGAACGGCACATTTGAATGTTAATCCTCAGGGGcatcaaaggggtcgctccatcataagaggtagtaccaggcagatagccagtgataggggtagggggacacgcagagttaacccttccagggcaatgaggccattacagtttatacaaatgggagataacgcaaatgccgttcagcaggccgctcccgatattattaacccacacagggctgatagtggtttagtgcaagcggccgctcagccgcaTGATATTGTGTCTAATAATAGCCTGCATGTGAATCAAGGCAATGTTCAAAGTATGCATGTTAATCAAAACATTGAGCATCATTTACCATCTCATCATTTACCATCCCCCATTGGTGTGAATGCGGCTTTGAATGGTGTGAACGTACAAGCAGCTCCTCAGGGATATAATACACCCCTGGTTGGCATACATAATGCGAATGTGCAATCTTTAAGCCAGCTACAACATCCCATTACTTTAGGCATACAAGGAGTACAACCCCTTGATCAGGGTATCCACTCCCCCATGGCAGCCACGCAgggcgctcatgcacactcattaaaccatgcacaatcaataagccaggcatgccataaccctattgtagaccagcagggtgtgaatgctcagacatctgcgaatggacagtcagtgagtcagggatttcatacaccacttcatatagctcatccaccccttgctactgataatccagacacatccattgggcaaagtgctcgccaaattctttctcttttgcagggggcaattggatcacaaagtgcagcaaaaacacggaccaacactgccacagtcatgagtggggcggatgcaggagtaccaggcagcattacagcaggagcagcagccaccacttccactgcacagcaagggtcttcaggactcgccctccaaaaccagccagcaggccagcccgtttccagcatgggtcagggacctcctgccattagtcacg ctcgtccttcctggatagccttactgccgttggtccgctcctccttagcaccatccacttggcacgcctatgcccgcatgtggtctgaatgggacaatttctgtgcgtccaggggagccgacgctgctcaggggtctagggacaacttacatgattggctg gcactacccccggggtga
- the LOC128657639 gene encoding uncharacterized protein LOC128657639 isoform X1, whose protein sequence is MHRSRRSTLPPRRYQSEQEPPAPAKEKIKISFQSISEDDLDIIPPTQYTTVVSAQVHNVEEQGPIDIELAQESPRPQALQTQQANLPLDSVQASFLSAVPPAAMSAVSDLLKNIISAMAAASPGPSVTPAVFPPDPSSQDPDPALTTPSRHRPFTPLIEAPHVATRGPQPGRNMAPQPSTPGLAPGRTIPEAHAISGPMLLPSGPSDLLRQPRGPGPTSGVNAMLVTSPEADIGTSGLADSRAVTRTSAPGATPLAGEHREPSLAVGGLSVGGRRGISSASKLRKRTAHLNVNPQGHQRGRSIIRGSTRQIASDRGRGTRRVNPSRAMRPLQFIQMGDNANAVQQAAPDIINPHRADSGLVQAAAQPHDIVSNNSLHVNQGNVQSMHVNQNIEHHLPSHHLPSPIGVNAALNGVNVQAAPQGYNTPLVGIHNANVQSLSQLQHPITLGIQGVQPLDQGIHSPMAATQGAHAHSLNHAQSISQACHNPIVDQQGVNAQTSANGQSVSQGFHTPLHIAHPPLATDNPDTSIGQSARQILSLLQGAIGSQSAAKTRTNTATVMSGADAGVPGSITAGAAATTSTAQQGSSGLALQNQPAGQPVSSMGQGPPAISHGTTPGVKRIWIVGHSFVHWASLRCASLPFGQSLGLPSNKASVRWLGDRGMCWPQLAGTISGALVRWGKPHIIILHLGGNDVGAIPVLQLIKVMQADIGWLRVRIPGVMIGWSHIIPRLHWRHMSAHTAAYRVRKKINASVAKTVTGSGGFVVRHEAISADRTELYRRDKVHLSDVGLDLFIGDIQRALLPLL, encoded by the exons atgcatcgttccaggcgttctactctgcctcccagacgttaccagtcggaacaggaacctcctgcacctgcaaaagaaaaaataaagataagttttcaatctatttctgaggatgatttagatatcattcccccaactcaatatactactgttgtgtcagcccaggttcataatgtggaagagcagggaccTATTGATATTGAGTTAGCTCAGGAATCCCCCAGACCTCAAGCATTGCAGACCCAGCAGGCTAATTTACCTCTTGATAGTGTACAGGCCTCATTTTTAAGTGCTgtaccccctgctgctatgtcagcagtttctgacctattgaaaaacataatatccgctatggctgcagcctccccagggcccagtgtcacaccagctgttttccctcctgatccttctagtcaggatccggatcctgctttaactacccccagcaggcatcgccctttcacacctctcattGAGGCACCACACGTGGCAACACGCGGTCCCCAGCCCGGCCGGAACATGGCCCCTCAGCCCTCAACACCCGGACTTGCCCCTGGTCGCACCATACCCGAGGCCCATGCCATCTCAGGGCCTATGCTGCTCCCCTCGGGGCCTAGCGATCTCCTTCGCCAGCCGCGTGGTCCGGGTCCGACTTCCGGTGTCAACGCCAtgttagtgacgtcaccggaagcggacatcggcacttccggcttggcagattcccgcgcggtcacaaggacatcggctcccggggcaacgccacttgcaggtgagcaccgagagccgtccttggccgttggcgggttatcagtggggggtcgGAGGGGCATTAGCAGCGCAAGCAAACTGCGCAAGCGAACGGCACATTTGAATGTTAATCCTCAGGGGcatcaaaggggtcgctccatcataagaggtagtaccaggcagatagccagtgataggggtagggggacacgcagagttaacccttccagggcaatgaggccattacagtttatacaaatgggagataacgcaaatgccgttcagcaggccgctcccgatattattaacccacacagggctgatagtggtttagtgcaagcggccgctcagccgcaTGATATTGTGTCTAATAATAGCCTGCATGTGAATCAAGGCAATGTTCAAAGTATGCATGTTAATCAAAACATTGAGCATCATTTACCATCTCATCATTTACCATCCCCCATTGGTGTGAATGCGGCTTTGAATGGTGTGAACGTACAAGCAGCTCCTCAGGGATATAATACACCCCTGGTTGGCATACATAATGCGAATGTGCAATCTTTAAGCCAGCTACAACATCCCATTACTTTAGGCATACAAGGAGTACAACCCCTTGATCAGGGTATCCACTCCCCCATGGCAGCCACGCAgggcgctcatgcacactcattaaaccatgcacaatcaataagccaggcatgccataaccctattgtagaccagcagggtgtgaatgctcagacatctgcgaatggacagtcagtgagtcagggatttcatacaccacttcatatagctcatccaccccttgctactgataatccagacacatccattgggcaaagtgctcgccaaattctttctcttttgcagggggcaattggatcacaaagtgcagcaaaaacacggaccaacactgccacagtcatgagtggggcggatgcaggagtaccaggcagcattacagcaggagcagcagccaccacttccactgcacagcaagggtcttcaggactcgccctccaaaaccagccagcaggccagcccgtttccagcatgggtcagggacctcctgccattagtcacg gcactacccccggggtgaagcgaatctggattgtgggccactcctttgtccactgggcctccctacgctgtgcgtccctcccatttggccaatccctaggtctcccttccaacaaggcatccgttaggtggttgggtgatagggggatgtgctggccccaattagcaggaaccatatctggggccctggtacgctgggggaagcctcacattattattcttcacctagggggtaacgatgtgggggccataccagttttacagttgattaaggttatgcaggcagacattgggtggctaagagtacgcatcccgggggtcatgatagggtggtcccatataataccccgtctccactggaggcatatgtcggcccatacggcggcataccgggttaggaagaagatcaatgcgtctgtagcgaaaaccgtcactgggtcaggtggcttcgtggtacggcacgaagccatttcggctgatagaaccgagctatatagaagggataaagttcacctttctgatgtggggctggatttattcataggggacattcagagagctctgttacccctcctgtaa